From one Lactiplantibacillus paraplantarum genomic stretch:
- a CDS encoding capsid assembly scaffolding protein Gp46 family protein, with amino-acid sequence MKKLLKLKMNLQMFADGDNGTGGDEGGNQTADSTPNTTDANQNSNNDDFNQDNQADTPFKSFASEKDWQSSVDKLIASAIKTHDEKQASEAQQQKDYDKMTDLEKANYDKDQLTKQLADANRATAISNNKASVTAKLGADDLPTTLIAAFSDDVLADEKGVEEAYTNITKAFKESLQKAIDGRIAASGTTLPGTNTTVNKSEGAAVAEELNNSQQPAKSSLWTTK; translated from the coding sequence ATGAAGAAGCTACTCAAACTAAAGATGAATTTACAGATGTTTGCTGACGGTGATAATGGAACTGGCGGGGATGAAGGTGGCAATCAGACGGCTGATAGCACGCCTAACACAACCGACGCCAATCAAAATAGCAACAATGACGACTTCAATCAAGACAATCAGGCAGATACGCCGTTTAAATCGTTTGCTAGCGAAAAAGACTGGCAATCAAGTGTTGATAAGCTGATTGCTTCGGCAATTAAAACACATGATGAAAAACAGGCTAGTGAAGCTCAGCAGCAAAAAGATTACGACAAGATGACTGACCTGGAAAAGGCCAACTATGATAAAGACCAATTAACCAAGCAACTTGCCGACGCTAATCGTGCAACCGCCATTAGTAACAACAAGGCATCCGTTACCGCTAAGTTAGGTGCGGATGATCTACCCACTACGCTTATCGCGGCATTTAGTGATGATGTGCTTGCAGATGAAAAAGGTGTTGAGGAAGCTTATACCAATATCACTAAGGCATTTAAAGAAAGTTTACAAAAGGCGATCGATGGTCGGATTGCAGCATCTGGTACAACGTTACCGGGGACGAACACCACTGTAAACAAGTCCGAAGGAGCGGCCGTGGCGGAAGAATTAAATAACTCACAGCAACCGGCGAAGTCCAGTCTGTGGACGACAAAATAA
- a CDS encoding phage tail tube protein, with product MKLKKKLTVFDLQRFAADASAGLAGTGTKLEMSTDGTKFEEIGGVKTIPDMGSDPENIDVTDLSDTKKKSVPGIENTSTLAFTFVYKGANFATALTHNGDNKQYKWQVTYPDGMTATFTGSYTVKMGNVAVNGALEYTISIIVSDGPDFATASSSAGA from the coding sequence TTGAAATTGAAAAAGAAGTTAACTGTATTTGATTTACAACGATTTGCAGCAGATGCTAGTGCCGGGCTTGCCGGAACTGGAACTAAATTAGAAATGTCAACGGATGGGACTAAGTTCGAAGAAATTGGCGGTGTTAAGACAATTCCTGACATGGGTTCAGATCCAGAAAATATTGATGTGACCGATTTGTCAGATACGAAAAAGAAGTCGGTGCCTGGGATTGAAAATACGTCAACGCTCGCATTCACCTTTGTGTATAAGGGGGCTAACTTCGCGACGGCCTTAACGCACAATGGTGACAACAAGCAATATAAATGGCAGGTAACTTATCCAGATGGTATGACCGCTACTTTCACTGGCTCATATACAGTCAAGATGGGTAACGTTGCCGTCAACGGTGCGCTTGAATACACGATTTCAATTATCGTGTCAGACGGTCCAGATTTTGCGACGGCCAGTAGTAGCGCCGGAGCCTAG
- a CDS encoding DUF6096 family protein: MTVKKATKKFEMGGLQLELKLTGRDVLNIEKRLGKSMMSLFMSADGGMKLPPLNEMLIVLQGANQTHGVTDNDIFAAFEKYFDEGHAPMDLFTVLTDLFQESGFFGKTASASKTNTESEVTLDSEPTTETTF; the protein is encoded by the coding sequence ATGACAGTAAAGAAAGCAACTAAGAAGTTTGAAATGGGTGGATTACAACTTGAATTGAAGTTAACAGGCCGTGATGTTTTGAATATTGAAAAACGCTTGGGTAAATCTATGATGTCGCTCTTTATGAGTGCGGATGGCGGAATGAAATTGCCACCATTGAATGAAATGCTTATCGTATTGCAAGGAGCGAACCAAACTCACGGAGTTACTGATAACGACATTTTTGCTGCTTTTGAAAAATATTTTGATGAAGGCCATGCCCCAATGGATTTATTTACAGTGTTAACAGATTTATTCCAAGAATCAGGTTTTTTCGGCAAGACAGCTTCGGCTTCGAAGACGAATACGGAATCGGAGGTCACTCTGGACAGCGAACCGACAACAGAGACGACATTCTAA
- a CDS encoding phage head-tail connector protein, with amino-acid sequence MAKPSPPDKAGQLIKLYARLGVKKDTPDAAMIDDIFDDAVQTCLDYTQSTLSTPILIQAKRLAIIMYNEQGTEGEASRSEGGVSQSFELGLPNIIKTALAPYRVAKTRRF; translated from the coding sequence ATGGCTAAGCCAAGCCCACCGGATAAGGCGGGACAATTGATAAAACTGTATGCGCGATTGGGTGTTAAGAAAGATACGCCGGATGCTGCAATGATTGATGATATCTTCGACGATGCTGTTCAAACGTGCTTGGATTATACCCAGTCTACGCTCTCAACACCGATTCTAATTCAGGCAAAACGTCTTGCCATTATCATGTACAACGAGCAAGGGACAGAAGGTGAAGCATCTCGTTCAGAGGGCGGTGTTTCTCAATCGTTTGAGTTGGGACTACCTAACATAATTAAAACTGCATTAGCGCCCTATCGTGTTGCGAAAACGAGGCGATTCTAA
- a CDS encoding ribosomal-processing cysteine protease Prp, with the protein MILATFQLNKKQVVSYQITGHANSAIKGHDLVCAAVSVLGQAITNELSNATVNESGGLFIGLIEPSADNKVLCETLLHGLQDISAQYPQNLQVVVKGN; encoded by the coding sequence ATGATTCTGGCAACGTTTCAGTTAAACAAAAAGCAGGTAGTTAGTTATCAGATAACGGGCCACGCGAATAGTGCTATTAAGGGCCATGACCTAGTTTGTGCTGCTGTTTCGGTGCTTGGTCAAGCCATCACTAATGAGCTATCTAACGCCACTGTTAACGAAAGTGGTGGCTTGTTTATTGGATTGATTGAGCCCAGTGCTGATAACAAAGTTCTGTGTGAGACCTTATTACACGGACTACAAGATATTTCAGCACAATATCCTCAGAATTTGCAAGTGGTGGTGAAGGGCAATTAA
- a CDS encoding major capsid protein produces MAQISDLFTQHDLIDYTLNRQYPDMRGDELFPAIKVNSLTIDILKRQNRIPVIASYAAFDSEAEIGSRSAEGAAIELALIKRKMQIKEQDLYAMLNPRSAAEASYLKQHVYNDFDVLNQGVLARLEKTAMDVLATGKTELTDESGKVVINLDYQVPTEHQEALTGAATWDNADADILKNITDWCDKMDITPTRALTSRKIYRLITTNAKVLQAVYGNSTRALGQADFDTFMQAQGLPIFRTYDQKYTQVGKDGKITKSRYFPENRLVLMNDDPIGNKVFGPTPEELAQFSGTAQINSVGNVYDMIYTNSMDPIGTWEKASAVALPSFAAADEVFQAQVLV; encoded by the coding sequence ATGGCTCAAATTTCAGATTTATTTACGCAACATGATCTAATCGACTACACCTTGAATCGTCAATATCCAGACATGCGAGGGGATGAACTTTTCCCGGCTATCAAGGTCAATTCCCTGACTATTGATATTTTGAAACGCCAAAACCGTATTCCGGTAATTGCTTCTTATGCAGCCTTTGACAGTGAAGCCGAAATCGGTAGTCGTTCCGCAGAAGGAGCCGCTATTGAATTGGCATTGATTAAACGTAAAATGCAAATTAAGGAACAAGATTTATATGCTATGTTGAATCCACGTTCTGCGGCAGAAGCCAGTTACTTAAAGCAACACGTATACAATGACTTTGATGTGCTTAACCAAGGCGTTTTGGCCCGGCTTGAAAAAACTGCAATGGATGTGCTTGCTACAGGTAAGACTGAGTTAACGGATGAAAGCGGCAAAGTAGTTATTAATCTTGATTATCAAGTTCCAACAGAACACCAAGAGGCCTTAACTGGAGCTGCTACCTGGGATAATGCTGACGCGGATATCCTCAAAAATATTACAGATTGGTGCGATAAGATGGATATTACGCCAACGCGTGCATTGACTAGTCGTAAGATTTATCGCTTAATTACGACAAATGCGAAGGTTTTACAAGCCGTATATGGTAACTCCACTCGGGCACTTGGGCAGGCTGACTTTGATACTTTCATGCAGGCACAAGGCTTACCAATCTTTCGGACTTATGATCAGAAATATACTCAAGTCGGAAAAGATGGCAAGATTACCAAAAGCCGTTACTTCCCAGAAAATCGACTTGTCTTAATGAACGATGATCCCATCGGTAACAAAGTATTTGGCCCAACTCCGGAAGAATTGGCACAGTTTAGTGGGACTGCACAAATTAATTCCGTGGGTAACGTGTATGACATGATCTACACAAACTCTATGGATCCAATTGGTACTTGGGAAAAGGCTTCTGCGGTTGCTTTACCATCATTTGCCGCTGCGGATGAAGTGTTCCAAGCTCAGGTTTTAGTCTAG
- a CDS encoding phage portal protein: MQYDLNKKRGSNVAIDRELAGNIENPSFEVINYAIDQQRERIGRYNMLEHYYEGKQHILNRNLEMAAKLDRADEKVMTNHAKYITDMITGFTTGNPVSISPANGKDIKAITDAQDQMDIDSHNTEMEKDLSVFGCAYELLYIKKVSDTTTELAIEKIDPRGCVLVTDDTLDKNPLFGIYYVEKKDLRGNADGYLITIYTAHWIIQYRTKTGRVLSDANLVSKPKAVQHYFSGVPLIGYRNNEERQGDFEQTISLINAYNELQSDRITDKKNFVDALLVVYGFTLDEGEDGEGANLKDGILEAPGKGDQGASVEWLTKSFDESQLQVLVKSIKDDIHQTSYVPNMNDENFAGTISGEAMKYKLFGLLQLLATKQRYLTRGIRQRLRLMQNIMTFKGQSVDASGATINIVPDIPVNMADVINNIKNAEGVIPQLVALGWLPGTNDPQELIKMLDQEKEKALKLQQKAMGGEPATDNEEVTADDSGNVSVKQKAGS; encoded by the coding sequence ATGCAATATGATTTGAACAAGAAGCGGGGTTCCAATGTTGCGATTGACCGTGAATTGGCCGGTAATATTGAAAACCCTAGTTTCGAAGTGATCAACTATGCTATCGATCAGCAACGGGAACGCATTGGCCGTTATAACATGTTGGAACATTACTATGAGGGCAAACAGCATATCTTAAACCGTAATCTTGAGATGGCGGCTAAGTTGGATCGTGCAGATGAAAAGGTAATGACGAACCATGCTAAATACATTACTGACATGATTACCGGTTTTACAACGGGTAATCCAGTTTCCATTTCACCGGCGAATGGCAAGGATATTAAAGCTATTACGGACGCTCAAGACCAGATGGATATTGATTCGCATAATACGGAAATGGAGAAAGATTTAAGTGTGTTTGGGTGTGCGTATGAGTTGCTTTACATTAAAAAAGTATCAGACACAACTACTGAGTTGGCAATTGAAAAAATTGATCCGCGCGGCTGCGTACTGGTAACGGATGACACGCTGGATAAAAATCCACTGTTTGGTATTTACTACGTGGAAAAGAAAGATCTACGTGGTAATGCTGATGGTTATCTAATCACTATCTATACGGCCCACTGGATTATTCAGTATCGAACCAAGACGGGACGAGTGTTATCAGATGCTAATTTAGTTAGCAAACCTAAGGCCGTTCAACACTATTTTAGTGGCGTCCCACTGATTGGGTATCGTAATAACGAAGAACGCCAAGGTGATTTTGAGCAAACGATTAGCCTAATCAACGCCTATAACGAATTACAGTCAGACCGTATCACCGATAAAAAGAACTTCGTGGATGCCTTGCTGGTAGTCTATGGCTTTACGCTAGATGAGGGCGAGGACGGTGAAGGAGCTAACTTAAAGGATGGCATCTTAGAAGCGCCTGGTAAGGGCGACCAGGGTGCTAGCGTTGAATGGTTGACCAAGAGCTTTGACGAATCACAGCTACAAGTACTTGTTAAGTCGATTAAGGATGACATTCATCAAACGTCTTACGTCCCTAACATGAATGACGAAAACTTTGCTGGGACGATTAGCGGTGAAGCTATGAAATACAAGCTGTTCGGCTTACTCCAATTGTTAGCGACTAAGCAGCGATACTTAACGCGGGGTATTCGGCAGAGACTACGCTTAATGCAGAATATTATGACGTTTAAAGGCCAGTCGGTAGACGCTTCTGGGGCAACAATTAATATAGTTCCTGATATTCCTGTCAATATGGCAGATGTCATCAATAATATTAAGAATGCTGAGGGTGTTATTCCGCAATTAGTGGCCCTCGGGTGGTTGCCTGGGACCAATGATCCGCAAGAGTTGATTAAGATGCTGGATCAGGAAAAGGAAAAAGCACTCAAGCTACAGCAGAAAGCTATGGGCGGCGAGCCTGCCACAGATAACGAGGAGGTAACTGCGGATGATTCTGGCAACGTTTCAGTTAAACAAAAAGCAGGTAGTTAG
- a CDS encoding TIR domain-containing protein codes for MAYRNKVYVAFDGDEDMNYYRMIQAWAANTHDDFKLNNAHDLNKSYDDSEEESIKKQLRVRFANSKLFILLLGEHTKNLRKFVRWEIEVAIKLELPIIVVNIDKNKRVDSERFPTKLKTDLSISVPYYEKAIKYAMDNWPDSDAHHRKNNEKKMYYYPDSVYDNLGL; via the coding sequence ATGGCCTACAGAAATAAAGTGTACGTCGCGTTTGATGGAGACGAAGATATGAATTATTATCGAATGATTCAAGCATGGGCAGCAAATACGCATGATGATTTTAAATTGAACAATGCACATGATTTAAATAAATCTTATGATGATAGTGAGGAGGAAAGTATTAAGAAACAGTTGAGAGTACGCTTTGCTAACTCAAAATTGTTTATTCTCTTATTAGGCGAGCATACTAAGAACCTTAGGAAATTTGTGAGATGGGAAATTGAGGTAGCAATAAAGTTAGAATTGCCAATAATCGTAGTTAATATTGACAAAAATAAGCGTGTAGATAGTGAACGTTTTCCAACGAAATTGAAAACTGACCTATCAATTTCTGTTCCATATTATGAGAAGGCGATTAAATACGCAATGGACAATTGGCCTGACAGCGATGCACATCACAGAAAAAATAACGAGAAAAAAATGTATTATTACCCAGATTCGGTCTATGATAATCTAGGATTATAA
- a CDS encoding terminase small subunit, producing the protein MDKRKAAGKDYAAGMKYKDISAKYDVPVGTLKSWRTRDGWKKDASASKKVQPKRKKDAPKVAPKIVNELEANNELTEKQKLFCLFYLQRFNASWAYKKAYGCSYEVALRNGPRMLGNAGVKRQLAKLKKQQRAELYVTANDIASEYAKQAFASLGDVLDYKVHEETVQDTDGNVFLDTDDNPVKKHVADIYLKPSDQIDWSLVQDIHRGKDGLVVKLYDKQKALDSLAKLFYNDGDVAKQKLRKLKFEADIVEAKAHILNDKGDDTETKVSKLLDKIDDAIEGNDDHDN; encoded by the coding sequence ATGGACAAACGAAAAGCAGCGGGGAAAGATTACGCGGCCGGAATGAAGTATAAAGATATTTCGGCTAAATACGATGTACCAGTTGGAACGTTGAAATCATGGCGTACACGTGATGGCTGGAAAAAAGATGCATCCGCAAGTAAAAAGGTGCAACCAAAACGAAAAAAAGATGCACCCAAGGTTGCACCTAAAATAGTAAATGAATTAGAGGCAAATAACGAGCTGACTGAGAAGCAGAAGTTGTTTTGCCTTTTTTATTTGCAACGTTTTAATGCATCCTGGGCGTATAAAAAAGCTTATGGTTGCAGTTACGAGGTTGCGTTACGTAATGGTCCAAGAATGCTGGGAAATGCTGGAGTAAAACGCCAGCTCGCCAAGCTAAAAAAGCAGCAACGTGCCGAACTGTACGTGACTGCTAATGATATTGCCAGCGAATATGCTAAGCAGGCATTTGCCAGCCTGGGGGACGTTCTGGACTACAAAGTTCACGAAGAGACAGTGCAAGATACGGATGGAAATGTGTTCTTAGATACAGACGATAACCCAGTTAAGAAGCATGTTGCCGACATTTATTTAAAGCCCAGTGATCAAATCGATTGGTCGTTGGTGCAAGATATCCATCGTGGTAAAGATGGCTTAGTCGTTAAACTGTATGACAAGCAAAAAGCATTAGACAGTCTGGCTAAGCTTTTTTACAACGATGGTGATGTCGCTAAGCAAAAATTACGAAAGCTTAAATTCGAAGCTGATATTGTTGAAGCTAAGGCGCACATTCTTAATGATAAAGGCGATGATACTGAAACCAAAGTATCTAAATTATTAGATAAGATTGATGACGCTATTGAGGGGAATGATGATCACGATAACTAA
- a CDS encoding minor capsid protein, with protein MADDKRKLSYWQLRAVQSEQKSHDAATKQATIIARAYMRAQNYLTGEVSQIYKRYFTDGKMTGSEAQQILNTKVSPTELVTLRALADNINDKESKKQVTNYLSRMAAKGRITRLEELKAKSYIAVKQAASVEIEKSTDLYTRVIQEALDQATNESIIGGFDKDVILPGVSADSQPKMHTRTIFDPKTGKEMVTVKVNPDEPITRFKELSGKYVKATLDAPFKGKNYSKRIWHNTDQLADRLSELFTAQQMSGMRERDMVQALAKEFGASSYNTRRLIRTEANYFHNQTKLNEWKKRGVKTYQLVAVLDMRTSKICRNIDGRIFNVNEAEVNVNFPPLHPFCRTVAIIYLSDSKYMLPRTANDPITGEKLKLKPDATYQNWRQAVILKHGRQAFDNLDNQIGNRRYDSTQYDEYKRILGADNVPETFEDFQTMKYNDSDSYQSLLKVAREVRREQFSLNNVHNFGEVHGVPYQQEANSVFDRYVDGQLVARRYYGKTGKARLDIDFTDHGNAKIHTIVPHAHSWLHVTKKNGKVVPRREEPGRKLTIAERIVNKDGGKTSKS; from the coding sequence GTGGCGGATGACAAACGCAAGTTAAGTTACTGGCAACTGCGAGCCGTTCAGAGCGAACAGAAATCACATGATGCTGCAACCAAACAAGCGACTATCATTGCGAGGGCGTACATGCGTGCTCAGAACTATTTGACTGGTGAGGTATCACAGATATATAAAAGATATTTTACAGATGGTAAAATGACGGGGTCCGAGGCGCAGCAAATTCTTAACACGAAAGTCAGTCCGACTGAACTAGTAACGTTGCGGGCTCTGGCTGATAATATCAATGATAAAGAGTCGAAGAAGCAGGTTACCAACTATCTATCACGGATGGCAGCTAAGGGCCGTATTACCAGATTGGAAGAGCTCAAGGCTAAGAGCTACATTGCGGTGAAACAAGCGGCATCTGTTGAGATTGAGAAGTCCACGGACCTTTATACCAGGGTAATTCAAGAAGCACTTGATCAGGCAACTAACGAGAGTATTATAGGTGGCTTTGATAAAGACGTCATTCTTCCGGGCGTGAGCGCTGATAGTCAGCCTAAAATGCACACTAGAACTATCTTTGACCCTAAAACGGGTAAAGAGATGGTAACAGTTAAAGTGAACCCAGACGAACCAATAACACGGTTTAAAGAGTTGTCAGGGAAGTACGTTAAGGCTACATTAGATGCGCCGTTTAAAGGCAAGAACTACTCTAAACGGATTTGGCATAACACGGACCAACTAGCCGACCGACTTAGTGAACTATTCACTGCACAGCAAATGAGCGGTATGCGTGAACGTGACATGGTGCAAGCTTTAGCTAAGGAGTTTGGAGCTAGCAGCTACAATACACGACGATTGATTAGAACAGAAGCCAACTACTTTCATAATCAAACGAAGCTCAATGAATGGAAAAAGCGTGGTGTTAAAACGTACCAACTGGTTGCTGTGCTAGATATGCGAACGTCAAAGATTTGTCGAAATATTGATGGGCGAATATTTAATGTGAATGAAGCGGAAGTAAACGTAAATTTTCCACCGTTGCATCCGTTTTGCCGAACTGTTGCGATCATCTATTTGTCAGATAGCAAGTACATGCTACCACGGACGGCGAATGATCCAATTACTGGTGAAAAGCTCAAGTTGAAGCCTGATGCTACTTATCAAAATTGGCGCCAGGCAGTAATCTTAAAGCATGGTCGGCAAGCTTTCGATAATTTGGATAATCAAATTGGAAATCGTCGGTATGATTCTACCCAGTATGATGAATACAAACGGATTTTAGGTGCAGATAACGTACCCGAAACATTCGAAGATTTTCAGACGATGAAGTATAATGACAGTGATAGTTACCAAAGCCTGTTGAAAGTAGCGCGCGAGGTTCGACGCGAACAATTTTCGTTGAACAATGTACACAATTTTGGTGAGGTGCACGGTGTTCCGTATCAACAGGAAGCTAACTCAGTTTTTGACCGTTATGTCGATGGGCAACTAGTTGCGCGAAGATATTATGGTAAGACTGGAAAGGCCCGGCTGGACATTGATTTTACCGACCATGGTAATGCCAAAATACACACGATTGTGCCGCATGCGCATTCCTGGTTACACGTTACAAAGAAAAATGGCAAGGTTGTTCCCCGGCGTGAAGAACCTGGGCGGAAATTAACGATTGCAGAAAGGATTGTGAATAAAGATGGTGGTAAGACGAGTAAAAGCTGA
- a CDS encoding HK97 gp10 family phage protein, with amino-acid sequence MTEIEWKGYDKLKAQLGKLPEVVHDAVWDATFDVVEKAEGYAVKELQSSVKYGNGELVRSIKYEVVNKDGEIVGRVWSDDPVALFRELGTGRVGEESEKDLPDGFTPMYRQTPWFIPADDVDTDLNELYGMPKVEINGRQFYRTNGQPARQFMTPAVKQASQEAPEIIKTSVETALHHKLGGS; translated from the coding sequence ATGACTGAGATTGAATGGAAAGGCTATGACAAATTGAAGGCACAGCTTGGCAAACTTCCTGAGGTAGTGCACGACGCTGTTTGGGATGCTACGTTCGATGTCGTTGAAAAGGCTGAGGGTTATGCTGTCAAAGAGCTACAATCCAGTGTTAAATATGGCAATGGTGAGCTAGTCCGTAGCATTAAATATGAGGTCGTTAACAAAGATGGCGAGATTGTTGGTCGCGTTTGGTCAGATGATCCAGTAGCACTGTTCCGTGAACTTGGTACTGGTCGAGTTGGTGAAGAGTCCGAGAAAGACTTGCCTGATGGCTTTACTCCCATGTATAGGCAAACACCGTGGTTTATTCCAGCAGATGACGTTGATACAGATCTCAATGAATTGTACGGAATGCCCAAAGTTGAAATTAATGGTCGGCAATTTTATCGCACGAACGGGCAACCAGCCCGGCAATTCATGACACCAGCTGTTAAACAAGCTAGTCAAGAAGCTCCAGAAATAATTAAGACCAGTGTGGAGACGGCTCTGCATCACAAGTTAGGGGGCAGTTGA
- a CDS encoding DUF6711 family protein produces MTYSLKIGGTVVKAPQSLEVAIQDIDAKASRDANGLLHRDRVAIKRKLTVKWGPLTLVENSTILKAVSGQFFSCSYLDPQEGAVVTKTFYVGDRTAPIYTLNPVTSDYIWQNVSMDFIEQ; encoded by the coding sequence TTGACATATTCACTGAAGATTGGTGGGACAGTGGTTAAAGCACCACAGTCCCTAGAAGTTGCAATCCAAGATATCGATGCAAAAGCATCACGTGACGCGAATGGGCTTTTGCATCGAGACCGTGTCGCAATCAAACGCAAGTTAACAGTAAAATGGGGGCCGCTAACACTGGTCGAGAATAGCACAATACTAAAAGCTGTCTCTGGACAGTTTTTTTCTTGCAGTTATTTAGACCCACAAGAAGGTGCAGTAGTGACCAAAACATTTTATGTTGGTGATCGGACTGCACCGATTTATACACTTAATCCAGTGACATCAGATTATATTTGGCAAAATGTTTCAATGGATTTCATTGAACAGTAG
- a CDS encoding PBSX family phage terminase large subunit translates to MTITNLYTSKQIDVMKTVLQRNDWRLLINYGAVRSGKTVIDNDIFLMELRRIRAVADELDIDEPMYILAGYSSKSLQNNVLQELTNKYGIDFKFDKHGSFKLFGVKVVQTFTGSIAGLGAIRGMTSFGAYVNEASLANEAVFNEILDRCSAPDARIICDTNPDVPTHYLKKNYIDNNDPKAGIVSYHFTIDDNTFLPKEYLERKKAGTPAGMFYDRSILGLWVSGEGMVYRDFNKDTMVIPRSKLPDNLNYYCGVDWGYEHKGTIVVMADDRDGNTYLIEEHTRQFEEIDYWVTIAKEIQERYGKKLKFWADSARPEHVARFQREGLKAFNAKKSVLSGIESVAKCMKQGHFFVIKEAIDAFLDEIYQYVWDEATGLPVKLNDDVMDALRYAIYNTHERLKARTIKKPKGLRG, encoded by the coding sequence ATCACGATAACTAACTTGTATACATCAAAGCAAATCGATGTGATGAAAACGGTATTGCAGCGGAATGATTGGCGGCTGTTGATTAACTATGGTGCCGTTCGTTCTGGTAAAACGGTAATTGATAATGATATCTTCTTGATGGAGTTACGGCGGATACGTGCAGTGGCTGACGAGCTGGACATCGATGAGCCCATGTATATTCTAGCGGGTTATTCTAGTAAATCATTACAAAACAATGTGTTGCAAGAACTGACAAACAAATATGGAATTGATTTTAAGTTTGATAAGCACGGTTCATTCAAGCTGTTCGGCGTGAAAGTCGTTCAAACGTTTACTGGTTCAATTGCTGGGCTTGGTGCTATCCGTGGTATGACAAGCTTTGGAGCTTATGTGAATGAAGCTTCATTGGCAAACGAAGCGGTGTTTAATGAAATCCTTGATCGTTGTTCGGCACCTGATGCACGGATTATTTGTGATACTAACCCAGACGTACCAACGCATTACCTGAAGAAGAACTATATTGATAATAACGATCCTAAGGCCGGCATTGTCAGTTATCATTTTACGATTGATGACAACACTTTCTTACCGAAGGAGTATCTTGAACGCAAGAAAGCTGGTACGCCTGCAGGAATGTTCTATGATCGCTCAATTCTTGGCTTATGGGTATCTGGTGAAGGGATGGTGTACAGGGACTTTAACAAGGATACCATGGTTATTCCGCGTTCGAAGTTACCGGACAACTTAAATTACTATTGTGGCGTTGACTGGGGCTATGAGCATAAGGGAACAATCGTAGTTATGGCAGATGATCGAGACGGCAATACTTATTTAATTGAAGAACATACACGTCAGTTTGAAGAGATTGACTATTGGGTTACGATTGCCAAAGAGATTCAGGAGCGCTACGGCAAGAAATTAAAGTTCTGGGCTGATAGCGCGCGACCAGAACACGTTGCCCGGTTCCAACGTGAAGGGCTCAAAGCGTTCAACGCTAAAAAATCAGTTTTATCAGGAATTGAGTCAGTGGCTAAGTGCATGAAGCAAGGCCACTTTTTTGTTATTAAAGAAGCAATTGATGCCTTTTTAGATGAAATCTACCAGTATGTCTGGGACGAGGCTACGGGCTTACCCGTCAAGCTTAACGATGACGTAATGGACGCGTTACGGTATGCCATCTATAACACACACGAACGGCTCAAGGCACGGACAATTAAGAAGCCAAAGGGATTAAGAGGATAG